The proteins below are encoded in one region of Clostridium pasteurianum DSM 525 = ATCC 6013:
- a CDS encoding cobyrinate a,c-diamide synthase — translation MKNIIISSNGSTGGKTTITMGLLKVLKNRGIKPQSYKVGPDYIDPDFHEYITKVPARNLDLYLMGEDGVKASFSRGSGDYGVVEGVMGLYDGKGISTKYSTAHVAKLLNLPVILVLSPKAKAATLCAEIKGLMNFENVKIAGIIFNNIKESYYNLLKAAVEKHCNIKVFGYVPSDERLSLKSRHLGLIQSSEIEDLNEKVELCAALMEKYIDIDLLLKCFEDSHIDCNKYIDNLHVKNMGLKSAVAYDKAFCFYYKENIELLEEAGQVQFFSPIKDRQIPQDVDFLYIGGGYPEIFIDKLSRNKTMLKSIRDELNAGLRCYAECGGLMYLTEAIDGKETVGFFKGESQMTNKLQNFGYAQAKVINENSILPVGISFNCHEFHKSKVSLEKRYIYEFDKANYDDSIKKWNCGYVKGNTLANYAHVHFFGNLEMFKYLISSKPFSI, via the coding sequence ATGAAAAATATTATTATATCCTCCAATGGTAGTACTGGAGGCAAAACCACCATAACTATGGGATTGTTAAAAGTACTTAAAAATAGAGGGATCAAACCGCAGAGTTATAAGGTAGGGCCGGATTATATAGATCCTGATTTTCATGAATACATTACAAAAGTTCCAGCAAGAAATCTTGATTTGTACCTTATGGGAGAAGATGGAGTTAAAGCTAGTTTTTCCAGAGGCAGTGGTGACTATGGAGTAGTAGAAGGGGTTATGGGACTTTATGATGGCAAGGGTATAAGTACAAAATATTCCACTGCTCATGTGGCAAAACTGCTTAATTTACCTGTGATTTTAGTATTGTCTCCAAAGGCTAAAGCAGCCACTTTATGTGCAGAGATAAAGGGATTGATGAACTTTGAAAATGTAAAAATAGCAGGAATAATATTTAATAATATAAAGGAAAGCTACTATAATTTATTAAAAGCAGCTGTGGAAAAACACTGCAATATTAAAGTGTTTGGATATGTTCCAAGTGATGAAAGACTTTCTTTAAAAAGCAGGCATCTAGGGCTTATACAAAGCAGCGAAATTGAAGATTTAAATGAAAAGGTTGAACTATGTGCAGCATTAATGGAGAAGTATATAGATATTGATTTACTGCTGAAATGTTTTGAAGACTCTCATATAGATTGTAATAAATATATTGATAATCTTCACGTAAAAAATATGGGATTAAAATCAGCAGTAGCTTATGATAAAGCTTTTTGTTTCTATTATAAGGAAAATATCGAACTTCTTGAGGAAGCAGGACAAGTACAGTTTTTCAGTCCCATCAAGGATAGACAAATTCCACAAGACGTAGATTTTTTATACATAGGGGGAGGATATCCTGAGATATTCATAGATAAACTAAGCAGAAATAAAACTATGCTGAAAAGTATAAGAGATGAATTAAATGCTGGTTTAAGATGTTATGCAGAGTGCGGCGGACTTATGTATCTTACGGAAGCAATAGATGGGAAAGAGACAGTAGGATTTTTTAAAGGTGAATCTCAGATGACTAACAAGCTGCAGAATTTTGGCTATGCACAGGCAAAGGTAATTAATGAAAATTCCATATTGCCAGTGGGGATAAGTTTTAATTGCCATGAATTTCATAAATCCAAGGTGAGTTTAGAGAAAAGGTATATATATGAGTTTGATAAAGCTAACTATGATGATTCCATAAAAAAATGGAATTGTGGTTATGTAAAAGGCAATACTTTGGCAAATTATGCTCATGTACATTTCTTTGGAAATCTAGAAATGTTTAAATATTTAATATCATCTAAGCCATTTTCAATATAA